A segment of the Campylobacter vulpis genome:
AAATGCTTGATTTTTTACCAGATAGTGCGACTTATATGGCGAAGCGTTTTGAGGAAAGCTTTAAGCTTATTACGCCCGGACTTTTGTTTGAAGAACTTGGACTTGAGTATATAGGTCCTGTTGATGGGCATAATATTAATGAAGTTGTTAATGCTTTAAAACAAGCTAAAATGATGCAAAAACCTTGCATTATTCACGCACAAACCATAAAAGGTAAGGGCTATACACTAGCTGAGGGTAAGCACGCAAAATGGCATGGTGTGGGTGCTTTTGATATTGATAGCGGAGAAAGTCTTAAGAAAGCAAATTCTAAGCCTAGTGCGACAGAAATTTTTAGTCAAAATTTGCTTCATTTAGCACAAAAGTATGAAAATGTAGTCGGTGTTACAGCGGCTATGCCTAGTGGGACAGGGCTTGATGCTTTGATTGAAAAATATCCTCATCGCTTTTGGGATGTTGCCATAGCCGAGCAACACGCCGTTACCTCAATGGCAGCTATGGCAAAAGAGGGTTTTAAGCCTTTTATAGTGATTTATAGCACCTTTTTACAACGCGCTTATGATCAAGTCATTCACGATTGTGCAATTATGAATTTAAGTGTCGTTTTTGCTATGGATAGGGCTGGGATTGTTGGTGAAGATGGTGAGACACATCAGGGCGTTTTTGATGTGAGTTTTTTAAGTGCTGTGCCAAATTTAACCCTTATGGCTCCAAGAGATGCTAAGATGATGAGAGAATGTGTGAAATATGCTTATTTTCATCAAGGTCCCTTAGCCTTTCGTTATCCGCGTGGTAGTTTTATTTTGGAGGAGGAATTTACTTCTTGCAAACTTTCTTTAGCTAAGTCGCAATGGCTGATTAAAAATTCAAGCGAGGTGGCGTTTTTAGGCTTTGGGCAGGGTGTTGGCAAGGCGTGGAAAGTTTTGCAGAATTTGGGAGAAAATTTTGCAAATTTAATTGATTTGATTTTCATTAAACCTTTAGATGAGCTTTTATTAAAAGAATTAGCCAGTAAAACTAAGATATGGTTTGTTTTTAGCGAAAATGTTAAAATTGGTGGAGTGGCGAGTTTGCTTAGGGAATTTGTAGCCCTGTATGATTTAAACATAAAGATTGTGAGTTTTGAGTATGAAGATGCCTTCATTACACACGGAAATTTAAATGAAGTTGAAGTAAGTTTGGGTTTAGATGTAAAAAAATTAAGTCAAAAAATACTTGATATTATTTAATAAAAAATATTCTTTGATATAAACATTTTTTAAATAAATTTTTTATATGATTTTGCTTGAAACTTAATTTAAGGTGAGATTATGGAATTGTTGCAAATGCTTAAAAAATATGATTTAAAAGCGACTCCACAAAGACTTTGTGTGTTGAAAATTTTAAAAAGACACGAACATCCAAATATTGATGAGCTTTATGCTGAGATTAAACGAGAATATCCCTCCATTTCTTTAGCCACCGTGTATAAAAACATTAACACGCTTCAAAGTCAGGGTTTGGTTGTAGAAATTAATATTGCAAATCAAAAATCCTGCTATGATATTTATGAAAAAGAACATATTCATATTATTTGCAGCGGATGCGGAAATATCGAGGATAAAAATTTTGACGAAATAGAATTAAATGAATATCAAGAAAAACTTGAAAAAAAGATTTCAAATTTGATTGAGCATTTGTCCGTTTGTGCTTATGTGAAAAATTGTAAAAAATGTCAATAAATATTAAACTTAAAAGGCTAAAATAAGCCTTTTAGTAAGGGTTTATTGTGAATGATTTGTTTCAAAGAATTTTTTTACTTCACTCTTTTGATTTGAATACGGAGAAAATGCCACAAAGTGTATCTATAACGACTTTTTACACAAAAATTTCTCCTAAAGAAACCTTGAAATTTCAAAGTATCGATGAGAAATATTTTTTATTAAAAAATGGTTTGAGAGAGGAAATTTCTAAAAAAGAATTTAAGAAAGCAAAAGAAAAAGCTCTACTTGAGGTGCTTTCTAAAAAAAGTTATGAATTTTTAGATGGAGATAGAAAATTTCTTTTTCAAATCTATAAAGAAAAAAAGCTTTTCATTTTAAAGGTTTTATTTAAAAATGAAGAAGATGCTCGTCAATTCAAACTTGATGAAAAAATAAGACCTTTAAGAGAACTTGATGAAAAATTTAATTCTAAAAATTTAATACTTTATAAGTATAAAAATGCTTTTTTTGACCTTCACACTTGCTTTAATATTATAGAAAAAAATCAAAATTTTACACTTAATTTTCCTCAATCTTTATACGCAAATGATGGTTTTAGGGTGCTTTTATTTTATTTACTTTATGCTTTTAAAAGTCAAGCAAAAAAAGAAAATGGCAGAGTAAAATTACATTTTTGCGTTTTAAAAATTTGTGTATTTTTAAGAAATGCAATTGAACTTTTTGATGACAAAATGGCACAAAAATTGTTAGCAGGATTTGAAAAATTAGAAGAAAAACTTAAACAAAATGTAAATACAAAAAAACGCTTTAATATTAGGCTTTATAAGAATTTATTGAATGATTTTGAATTATTTTTAAGAGAGGGAGAGTTTTATAAAAGTGCAAAGAAAGATGTTTTTTTAAAAGTTTTTGTGGCACAAAAATTGCGATTAAAACTTATTTTATTTAAAAAATTCTTCATTAGAAATTTTTCTTATGACGAATTTATGTTTCAATGTCTAGAACTCCGTATTTTTCTTGAGCATTTTGCAGATTTTTTTAATGATAAAAATTTAGAAAAATTAAAAGCAGTCTTTGATGAAGATATTTTTATTAAATTTATAAAAAAACAAATGAAAATTTTAAAATTAATAGAAAAAACGAGTAAAAATTTAAAAATTTATAAAGGATAAAAACTATGCAAAAACAAGAAAAAATTATAGAAATGTTTAATCAAATTGCTCCAACTTATGATAAAGCAAATCGAATTTTGAGTTTTGGTGTAGATGTGAGCTGGCGAAGGAAGGCTTGCGAAAGAGTTTTAAAGATTTATGAAAACGATAATTTAAATATAGTCGATGTGGCTTGTGGCACGGGGGATATGATAGAAATTTGGCAAGAAAGTGTGCAAAAAATTCATAAAAACATAAAGCAAATACGAGGCATAGATCCAAGCTCACAAATGCTTAAAGAGGCGAAGAGAAAATTTAAAAGTGTTGAATTTATCGAAGCTGGGGCACAGGATTTACCTTTAGAAAGTGAGAGTGTGGATATTTTAAGTATCAGTTATGGAATTCGTAATGTGGTTGAGAGGCAAAGGGCTTTAGGTGAATTTGCTAGAGTATTAAAAAAGGGTGGCATTTTGCTTGTTTTAGAATTTACTAAAAGAGAGCAAGGTGGTTTTGTAGCGTTTTTTAGAGATTTTTATCTTAAAAATATTTTGCCAAGTTTGGGAGGTTTTATTAGTAAAAACAAGGAAGCTTATGCTTATTTGCCAAATTCTATTGAAGAATTTTTAAGTAAGGAAGAATTTATGCTAGAACTTGAAAGTGTAGGCTTTAAAAATGTAGATTTTAAAAGCTTTAGCTTTGGAGTAAGCTCTATGTTTATAGTGAGAAAAAATGACCGTTAGTGAGTTAAATTTAGGAGCTAAAGCATTGCTTGAATCGCATTTTGACGATATATTTTTGAGTGGAGAGCTTTCTAAAATTACAAAGCATAATTCCGGACATTGGTATTTTGAATTAAAAGATGAACGCTCAAGCGTAGCTTGCGTGATGTTTAAGGGGAATAATCTTAAGGTCGATTTTGAGCCAAAGGTGGGTGATTTTTTAGAGCTTGAGGGGAGTTTGAGTTTATATGCTGAAAGTGGGCGTTATCAATTTATCGCTAAGAATATGAAAAAAGAGGGTTTTGGAGATTTAGAAGCGCGTTTTTTGGCACTTAAGGAGAGTTTGCAAAAGGAGGGTTTATTTGATGAAGCTCATAAAAAAACTCTTCCAAAATTTCCTTTAAGGGTTGGAATTATCACCTCTTTTACTTCGGCTGCTTTGGAGGATATGCTTAAAATCATTACTCAAAAGGCTTATTTTTTGGCGAAAATTTATATTTTTAACGCTCTTACGCAAGGACAAAACGCTCCACTTTCTTTAATTAATGCCTTAAAAAAGGCTGATATGACAGGGCTTGATGTGATTATTATAGCAAGAGGAGGGGGGAGCAGAGAGGATTTGTTTTGTTTTAATAATGAAGCTTTAGCAAGAGAAATTTTCGCTGCTAAAACGCCTATAATTTCAGCCATAGGACACGAGATTGATTATGTGATTAGTGATTTTGTGGCGGATTTAAGAGCGCCCACTCCAAGTGCTGCCATTAACATTTTGCTACCTTCCAAAGAGGATTTGGAACAAAAACTTGATTTTATAGAGGATAGGTTAAAAACAAGTTTTATGATGATTTGTAAAAATTTAGATAATAAACTTTCAAATTTAGAAAAAATTTTCAAAGCAAATTCTTTGCCTTTGATGATAGGGCAAAAAATAAAGCATTTAGAAAGCCTCAAAAAACAATTGGATTTATTGATTAAAAATAAAATTCAAGTCAGTTTTTTGGAATTTGAAAAGTTAAAAAATGCTTACTTGCAGCACGAAAATTTTTTTGAAAAAAGCAAACATCTAGTTTCGCTTAGAAAAAATGGTAAAATAGTGCATTTGGAAGAGTTAAAGAGTGGTGATACCTTACTTCTTAGCTCACAAAATGTAGAAAAAGAAGCTAAAATTTTATAGTAAGGAGAGAGTATGAGAAAGATTAATTTTAGTGCAGGTCCTTCAACTTTGCCATTAGAGCTTTTAAAAGAGGCGCAGGAGGAGTTTTGTGATTATAAGGGTTTGGGTTATTCTATTATGGAGATTAGTCATAGGACTAAGATTTTTGAAGAGGTGCATTTTGGTGCGATGCAAAAGGCTAAAGAACTTTATGGTTTGGGGGAAGAATATGAGGTGCTATTTTTGCAAGGAGGAGCTAGCTTACAATTTGCGATGATTCCTATGAATTTGACTATGGGAGGCGTTTGTGAATATGCAAATACGGGAGTTTGGACGAAAAAGGCGATTAAAGAAGCGCAGATCTTAGGACTTGATGTTAGGATTGTAGCAAGCAGTGAGGAGGAAAAATTTTCTTATATTCCTAAGGTGGAATTTAGTGATAGGGCTGATTATGCTTATATTTGCTCAAATAATACCATTTACGGCACCCAGTATAGAGAATATCCAAAAACAAAAACGCCTTTAATTGTCGATGCTTCGAGTGATTTTTTTTCTAGGAAGGTGGATTTTAGCGATATTGCTCTTTTTTATGGTGGTGTGCAAAAAAATGCTGGAATTTCAGGACTTTCTTGTCTTTTTATACGCAAAGATATGCTTGAAAGAAGTAGGGGGAAAAATATCCCAAGTATGTTAAAATATGCTATCCACGCGGAAAACAATTCTCTTTTTAACACTCCTGCAACCTTTGCAATTTATATGTTTAATCTTGAAATGCAGTGGCTTTTAAATTTAGGTGGCTTAGATGCAATCCATCAAAAAAATATGCAAAAAGCAAATCTTTTATATGAGACGATAGATAAAAGTGAGAGTTTTTACAAGGGATATGCAAAAAAAGTAGATAGATCCTTAATGAATATAAGTTTTAATATAGCAAAGAGTGAGCTTGAAAATGTCTTTGTTAAAGAGGCTGAAGAAGCTGGTATGATAGGACTTAAAGGGCATAGAATTTTAGGTGGAATTCGTGCGAGTATTTATAATGCTATAACTTTAGAACAAGTAAAAATCCTATGTGATTTTATGAAAGAATTTCGCCATAAATATGCCTAGTAATTTAAGAAAGTTTTTTGACTTTCTTAAAAATTTTCTCCCCCAAAATGAAGCAGGGCTGATCCCCAAGTAAAACCGCCACCAAAAGCATCAAGTAAGATTAAAGAGCCTTTTTTAAGGCGTTTTTCTTCATAAGCATCATTCATTGCCATAGGTATGGAGGCTGCGGAAGTATTGCCATACTTTTGCACAGTAATAACACATTTTTCATCTTCTAAGCCGAGCTTTTCCTGCACGGCTTTGATGATTCTAAGATTTGCCTGATGGGGGACAAACAAATCAATTTGTGATGAGCGAATATGATTTTTTTCTAAGAGTTCTACAACATCATTACTTAGGGTTTGAACGGCTATTTTAAAAACTTCGTTACCTTTCATTTTCATCGCCAAAGGAGAGCAAATTTCTACATTTTTGGAACGCTCTGTCATAAGTAAATCTCCATAAGTCCCATTACTTGCTGTATGCACATCGATGATAGGATTTTCTTTATCAAGGCTTATAACTCCAGCTCCAGCTCCATCTCCAAAGAGAATGCAAATACTTCTATCTTTATAATCCATAAGCGAACTTGCTTTTTCTGCACCTATGATAAGGACATTTTTTTTAGCACCGCTCTCTACCAAACTTTTGGCAAGCTCTAAAAGATAGATAAAGCCCGAACAAGCTGCGGATATATCAAAGGCTGTGATATTATAAAGCCCTAAATTTGCAGCAATTTTACAAGCTGTTGAAGGCATAGTGAAATAATCAGGACTCAAAGTTGCTACAAGTATGGCGTCAATTTCGCTTGGCTTTAACCTCGCTCTTTCTAAGGCTTTTAGTGCAGCTTTTGTACCTAAGTCGCTAGTATTTTCGTCATCTGCGGCTATTCTTCTTTCACTGATACCTGTCCGGCGCAGTATCCATTCATCACTTGTATCAACCATTTTTTCAAGATCTGTATTGCTAAGAATTTGTTCAGGCACATAAGATGCTATACTTCTAAGAGAGGCTTTAAAATTTGGAAAGTTCATTTTCTATGGCTTTATTAATATTAGCTTCGCTAAAATGAAGTGCTTGAAAAATAGCATTTTGAATAGCTCTCGCATCACTTTTTCCATGACTGATAATCACACAGCCTTTTACGCCAAGTAGAGGTGCACCACCGTATTCTTGCCAGTCAATTTTCTTTTTAAGACGCATAAAGGAAGGTTTCATTAGTATTGCTCCAAATTTGGAGATTAAGTTTGTTTTAATATCTGCTTTTAAGATTTTAAAAATCGCTCCAGCCACACCTTCGCAGGATTTTAAAATGACATTGCCACTAAAACCATCGCAAACTAAAACATCGACATTTGCATTAAAAATATCACGCCCTTCAGCATTACCTATGAAATTTGGAAGTTTTTTCATTAGTTGATGCGTTTCTTTGGTAAGCTCATTGCCCTTGCATTCCTCTTCTCCATTTGAAAGCAAGGCGATTCTTGGTTTCGCAATTTGCATAATTTCCTTTGCATAAACCTCGCCCATAACAGCAAATTGAAACAAATTTTCACTTTTACAATCCGTGTTTGCACCCACATCTAAAAGTAGAGTTGTCCCTGCAATATTCGGCATTAATGTCGCTATTGCTGGTCTTAAGACATTTTGCAATCTCCCAAGTCTAAGTGTTGCTAAAGACATGCTAGCTCCACTATGTCCAGCCGAAACTACGGCTTGGACTTTGCCATTTTTAACAAGCTCGACAGCCTTGTATATGCTCGTATCTTTGCGTTTTAAAGCATCGGTGGCATTTTCCTCCATAGAAAAAACCTCCTTAGCTTCTTCATATTGAACCAAGTGTTCCAAATTTTTTGGAATGAGCGGTTTTAAAACCTCACTTTTGCCTACCAAGATAGCATTAAAAGGTTTGACATTTAAAGCTTTTATAACGCCCTCTATAATAGGCTTTTCACCGAAGTCGCCCCCCATTGCATCAATGGCAATGTTTATCATAATTTTCAATATTCCTTAGTTAGCGGATTAGCACGGTGAGGCATTTTGTAGCTTCCATCTTTATCTTTTATAGGCTTAGGAAGACTAACTTTATAGTGTGTCCTGCGTTTAGCTGCACGAGTTTTACTCACTCTTCTCTTAGGGACTGCCATTTTTTCTCCTTTTTAAATTTAATCTTTCTCACTGCAAGAATTGCAATAAAAATAGTCGCTTAAATAAGCTTCTAATTCGCCCATAGCAATTTCTAATAAGTCAATATGGGCATCAAAAAATTCTATCGTATCACTTAGCTCATTTTTAGGATCTTTATAAAGACCATCGCTTGCTAAGAGATTTAGTTTTTCATCAATATGAAGTTCTAATTCCGCTCCACATCTATCACAAGGTCTATAAACAAAACCTTGCATTTTTGCTTGAATTTTTACAAGCTGAGAATTAACTCTGCTTAAATTTCCCTCAAAGACCATGTTTTCCAAATTTAATCTAAAAGGATAAGCGGTAGAATTAATTCTAGAAAAAGCGATTTTCATCAGCAAATTTCATTAGATTTGAAAAAGAAATCAATCTCTATTTTTGCATTTTCTAGACTATCACTTCCGTGAACAGCATTTGCGTCGATATTTTCAGCAAAGTCCGCTCTAATAGTTCCAGCTTTAGCCTCTTTAGGATTTGTTGCACCCATTAATTCTCTATTTTTAAGCACAGCATTTTCGCCTTCTAAAACAGAAACAACTACAGGACCGCTAATCATAAATTCAACTAAATCTTTAAAAAATGGTCTTTCTTTATGCACAGCGTAAAATCCCTCAGCTTGCTCTTTGCTTAATTGCAGTTTTTTCATCGCTGCTATTCTTAAGCCATTGCTTTCAAAGCGGTCTAGAATTTTACCTATAACACCTTTCTTAACGGCATCTGGTTTGATGATAGATAAAGTTTTTTCCATAATCACTCCTTGACAATTTTTGTAAATAAAACTTGGAATTATACTTAAATTTGTTTATAAGAAAATTAAACAAAGAAAAGCTAGTGAAAACTAGCTTTAAAAATTTTAAGCAAATACAGGAGTATCGCCACTTCTCATATCATTTGATATATTTTCTCTGCTTGGTTGTCCCGAAGCAACTTCGCTCCAAACAATGCAACCATCAGTTGGACAGGCACTAGCACAGGCTGGTTGATCATTATGTCCAACGCATTCAACACATTTGTTTGAATAAACATAGTATCTATCCTCTCCCTCAGGATTGCTAACGTCATCTACGATAGCACTAACTGGACATTCATCAATGCAAGACCCACAAGCAATGCAACTATCTGTGATTTTTACAGCCATTTTAACTCCTTATAACTTTTGATGTTTGTTGAGTATTTTATCGGTAAAATCTTAAAGAAATATAATTTTATCGTTTTTTGATAATCAAAAAAGCCTTATTTTTGATAATAATTATTGTTTTTTACATTTTCTATTATATTTTTAAATCTTATTTAAAGTTTTAAATGATATAATTTTGCCATCAATAAATTTTATTATTTAGGAGAACACAATGATTGTTACAAAAAAAGCTTTAGATTTCACTGCTCCAGCAGTGTTAGGCAATAATGAGATTGTAAATGATTTTAATCTTTACAAAAACATAGGTCCAAAGGGTGCTGTCGTTTTCTTTTATCCAAAAGATTTTACCTTTGTTTGCCCTTCAGAAATTATCGCTTTTGATAAGAGATATGAAGAATTTAAAAGCAGAGGCATTGAGGTGATAGGAATTTCAGGAGATAATGAATTTTCTCATTTTGCTTGGAAAAATACGCCTGTTAATCAAGGTGGTATTGGTCAAGTTAAATTTCCACTTGTTGCCGATTTAACTAAGCAAATTGCTAGAAATTTCGATGTGCTCTTTGCTGAAGCTGTCGCACTTCGTGGCTCATTTTTACTTGATGCTGATGGCACGGTTCGTCACGCTGTGATTAACGATTTGCCGCTTGGTAGAAATATTGATGAAATGCTAAGAATGGTCGATACTATGCTTTTCACAAATGAGCACGGAGAAGTTTGCCCTGCTGGTTGGAATAAAGGCGATGAAGGTATGAAAGCTAATCCTAAAGGCGTAGCTGAATATCTTGACAAAAACGAAAGCAAACTTTAATCTTAAAGCCTCTTTTTGAGGCTTTTTCTTCATTATTAACCCTTTTTCTTCATTTCAAACTGATTTTTTACAAACATAATTAAACTGATTTTCTATCTAAATTCGACTTAAAGTAAATTTAAGCAAATTTTAAGGGGGGGGGGGGGGTATCATATGAGCTTTTATTTTACTTTTATGAGAATTATATGATTTATATTTTAGCATTTTTCTTCCCCTATGTTGCCTTACTTGTTAGAGGTCTTTGGATACAAGCGATTTTTAACTTTATCCTTTGTGTGATAGGCTATTTTACGATAATGCTCTTATTTGGAGGTTTTCTTTGTCTCATTGCTTCGATTTGGGGCATTATAGCCATTTTGCAAAATACCAATAAAAAAAATCATCAAGAGATGGTTGAAGCTTTAAAAAACAAAGATTAAAATTCTTGGTCTAAACTTTTGTTTTAGACCACACTTTCTTAGATAAAATTCTACAAATTTATATTTTTTCATTATAATTTAGCTTTAAATTTTTTAAGGGTAAATATGGCAGGCGAAGACCAAGAAAAAACGGAAGAACCCACCTCCAAAAAAATAGAAGATGCTAGACAAGAGGGTAATGTTCCTAAAAGTCAAGACGCAGCCGCTGTGGTAACCTTGATTGTGGCGATTACTTTGCTCTTATTTTTGTTGGGTTTTATGGGTGAGAGAGTGGCGAATTTGTATCGCTATTATCAAAGTTTTATTGGTGTGGAATTTGATTTACGCATTATTCAAGCCATTATGATGAAGAGCATTTTTGAGGTTTTGATTATCTTAGCTCCCATAGTTTTAAGCATTATGGTTGCAGGAATTATTGGTAATGTGATGCAATTTGGCTTTATTTTTACAACCAAGCCCATTATGCCAAATTTAAGTAAAATTAATCCTCTTAAAGGACTTAAAAATCTTTTTTCTCTCAAAAAACTCATCGAAAGTGTCAAAATTATTCTTAAAGTGAGCGTCGTTTTTACCATAGCTTTTATTGTTCTACTTCAATTTGTCAAAGAACTTCCTAAAGTCGAGCTTTATAGTCTTGCTGCACAAATGGTCTGGTTGAGGGATAAAACTTTGATTTTGGCAGCTATTGTGATTATTGCTTTTTTGATTATCGCTATTTTAGATGTTTTTCTGGTGCGTTTTCAATATTTTCAGGGTCTTAGAATGAGTAAGCAGGAAATTAAAGATGAGTATAAGCAAATGGAAGGGGATCCACAGGTTAAAGGTAGAATTAGGCGTTTGCAAATGGAAGCGGCAAGGCGTAGAATGGTGCAAGATGTCGCAGGTGCCGATGTGGTCATCACTAACCCTACACATTATGCTGTGGCTTTGCGTTATGATACGACTAAAGAAAATGCCCCAAGAGTGGTGGCTAAGGGGGTGGATTTTCTTGCTTTACGCATTAAAGAAATGGCATATAAACACAATGTTATCGTCTATGAAAATCCTCCTCTTGCAAGGCAGCTTTATAAGGATTGCGATATCGACCAACTTATCCCTAGAGAACTTTTTAAGGCGGTAAGTGAAGTCTTTAAATTTGTTTATCAGGCAAATAAAAAGAAATTTCCTAAATCTTAATCTAAAATTTCTAAGGTAATTTCTTCTTTAAGTTTGAGTTGCTTGACTTCTTTTAGCTTTAAATTTGGGGGAAGTTTAGAGAGTAATTCTTGATTTGAGCTAACTTCATTTTCCGCAGCCACTCTTAGTAAAATGCCCCGATAAGCCTTAGCATAATGGCTAACTATTTTACCATTTTTAAGGAATTTATAAGTGCTAACTTTCTTTTGTGGCGTGTAAAATTTATCATAAAATCCCGCTCTTAAATCAAGCACTTCTTCTTTTTCTAACAATTTGTCTAAAGCTTTACTAAAATGTTTTTTATAAAAATGCTCTATGTTAAAATCCTTAAGCTTTGCACCCTGTTTAAATTTATAAAAGGGCAGGGTATCATTTGCTCTTACTACGCCAAAAAGATTGGAAAAAATTAAAGTATTTTCTAGGATATAATTTTGAGCTTTTTTGTGAAGAGTTTTGAAATTTAAATATTCATAACTCACGCCTGTATAAAGTTTGATTGCTTGTTTTGTGGGAGCCGTTTTTAAATCTTGTAAAAATTCTTGTGTG
Coding sequences within it:
- the perR gene encoding peroxide-responsive transcriptional repressor PerR; translation: MELLQMLKKYDLKATPQRLCVLKILKRHEHPNIDELYAEIKREYPSISLATVYKNINTLQSQGLVVEINIANQKSCYDIYEKEHIHIICSGCGNIEDKNFDEIELNEYQEKLEKKISNLIEHLSVCAYVKNCKKCQ
- the plsX gene encoding phosphate acyltransferase PlsX translates to MINIAIDAMGGDFGEKPIIEGVIKALNVKPFNAILVGKSEVLKPLIPKNLEHLVQYEEAKEVFSMEENATDALKRKDTSIYKAVELVKNGKVQAVVSAGHSGASMSLATLRLGRLQNVLRPAIATLMPNIAGTTLLLDVGANTDCKSENLFQFAVMGEVYAKEIMQIAKPRIALLSNGEEECKGNELTKETHQLMKKLPNFIGNAEGRDIFNANVDVLVCDGFSGNVILKSCEGVAGAIFKILKADIKTNLISKFGAILMKPSFMRLKKKIDWQEYGGAPLLGVKGCVIISHGKSDARAIQNAIFQALHFSEANINKAIENELSKF
- the xseA gene encoding exodeoxyribonuclease VII large subunit — protein: MTVSELNLGAKALLESHFDDIFLSGELSKITKHNSGHWYFELKDERSSVACVMFKGNNLKVDFEPKVGDFLELEGSLSLYAESGRYQFIAKNMKKEGFGDLEARFLALKESLQKEGLFDEAHKKTLPKFPLRVGIITSFTSAALEDMLKIITQKAYFLAKIYIFNALTQGQNAPLSLINALKKADMTGLDVIIIARGGGSREDLFCFNNEALAREIFAAKTPIISAIGHEIDYVISDFVADLRAPTPSAAINILLPSKEDLEQKLDFIEDRLKTSFMMICKNLDNKLSNLEKIFKANSLPLMIGQKIKHLESLKKQLDLLIKNKIQVSFLEFEKLKNAYLQHENFFEKSKHLVSLRKNGKIVHLEELKSGDTLLLSSQNVEKEAKIL
- a CDS encoding DUF362 domain-containing protein codes for the protein MAVKITDSCIACGSCIDECPVSAIVDDVSNPEGEDRYYVYSNKCVECVGHNDQPACASACPTDGCIVWSEVASGQPSRENISNDMRSGDTPVFA
- the dxs gene encoding 1-deoxy-D-xylulose-5-phosphate synthase; the encoded protein is MMIKLAHTNLELCALNEGELKTLADNLRQKIIEVVSQNGGHLSSNLGVVELSIAMHCVFDSAKDPFIFDVSHQSYAHKLLSGREESFHTLRTFGGLSGYTKGEEGDYFIAGHSSTSISLAIGACKAINLKKEERTPVVLIGDGALSAGMAYEALNELGDRKYPCVIILNDNEMSISKPIGAISKYLSQAMATQFYQKFKKRIEKMLDFLPDSATYMAKRFEESFKLITPGLLFEELGLEYIGPVDGHNINEVVNALKQAKMMQKPCIIHAQTIKGKGYTLAEGKHAKWHGVGAFDIDSGESLKKANSKPSATEIFSQNLLHLAQKYENVVGVTAAMPSGTGLDALIEKYPHRFWDVAIAEQHAVTSMAAMAKEGFKPFIVIYSTFLQRAYDQVIHDCAIMNLSVVFAMDRAGIVGEDGETHQGVFDVSFLSAVPNLTLMAPRDAKMMRECVKYAYFHQGPLAFRYPRGSFILEEEFTSCKLSLAKSQWLIKNSSEVAFLGFGQGVGKAWKVLQNLGENFANLIDLIFIKPLDELLLKELASKTKIWFVFSENVKIGGVASLLREFVALYDLNIKIVSFEYEDAFITHGNLNEVEVSLGLDVKKLSQKILDII
- a CDS encoding DUF177 domain-containing protein, with translation MKIAFSRINSTAYPFRLNLENMVFEGNLSRVNSQLVKIQAKMQGFVYRPCDRCGAELELHIDEKLNLLASDGLYKDPKNELSDTIEFFDAHIDLLEIAMGELEAYLSDYFYCNSCSEKD
- a CDS encoding beta-ketoacyl-ACP synthase III, which translates into the protein MNFPNFKASLRSIASYVPEQILSNTDLEKMVDTSDEWILRRTGISERRIAADDENTSDLGTKAALKALERARLKPSEIDAILVATLSPDYFTMPSTACKIAANLGLYNITAFDISAACSGFIYLLELAKSLVESGAKKNVLIIGAEKASSLMDYKDRSICILFGDGAGAGVISLDKENPIIDVHTASNGTYGDLLMTERSKNVEICSPLAMKMKGNEVFKIAVQTLSNDVVELLEKNHIRSSQIDLFVPHQANLRIIKAVQEKLGLEDEKCVITVQKYGNTSAASIPMAMNDAYEEKRLKKGSLILLDAFGGGFTWGSALLHFGGENF
- a CDS encoding peroxiredoxin produces the protein MIVTKKALDFTAPAVLGNNEIVNDFNLYKNIGPKGAVVFFYPKDFTFVCPSEIIAFDKRYEEFKSRGIEVIGISGDNEFSHFAWKNTPVNQGGIGQVKFPLVADLTKQIARNFDVLFAEAVALRGSFLLDADGTVRHAVINDLPLGRNIDEMLRMVDTMLFTNEHGEVCPAGWNKGDEGMKANPKGVAEYLDKNESKL
- the rpmF gene encoding 50S ribosomal protein L32: MAVPKRRVSKTRAAKRRTHYKVSLPKPIKDKDGSYKMPHRANPLTKEY
- the ndk gene encoding nucleoside-diphosphate kinase; this translates as MEKTLSIIKPDAVKKGVIGKILDRFESNGLRIAAMKKLQLSKEQAEGFYAVHKERPFFKDLVEFMISGPVVVSVLEGENAVLKNRELMGATNPKEAKAGTIRADFAENIDANAVHGSDSLENAKIEIDFFFKSNEIC
- the ubiE gene encoding bifunctional demethylmenaquinone methyltransferase/2-methoxy-6-polyprenyl-1,4-benzoquinol methylase UbiE produces the protein MQKQEKIIEMFNQIAPTYDKANRILSFGVDVSWRRKACERVLKIYENDNLNIVDVACGTGDMIEIWQESVQKIHKNIKQIRGIDPSSQMLKEAKRKFKSVEFIEAGAQDLPLESESVDILSISYGIRNVVERQRALGEFARVLKKGGILLVLEFTKREQGGFVAFFRDFYLKNILPSLGGFISKNKEAYAYLPNSIEEFLSKEEFMLELESVGFKNVDFKSFSFGVSSMFIVRKNDR
- the serC gene encoding phosphoserine transaminase, encoding MRKINFSAGPSTLPLELLKEAQEEFCDYKGLGYSIMEISHRTKIFEEVHFGAMQKAKELYGLGEEYEVLFLQGGASLQFAMIPMNLTMGGVCEYANTGVWTKKAIKEAQILGLDVRIVASSEEEKFSYIPKVEFSDRADYAYICSNNTIYGTQYREYPKTKTPLIVDASSDFFSRKVDFSDIALFYGGVQKNAGISGLSCLFIRKDMLERSRGKNIPSMLKYAIHAENNSLFNTPATFAIYMFNLEMQWLLNLGGLDAIHQKNMQKANLLYETIDKSESFYKGYAKKVDRSLMNISFNIAKSELENVFVKEAEEAGMIGLKGHRILGGIRASIYNAITLEQVKILCDFMKEFRHKYA